One genomic region from Phragmites australis chromosome 1, lpPhrAust1.1, whole genome shotgun sequence encodes:
- the LOC133929581 gene encoding small polypeptide ROTUNDIFOLIA LIKE 3-like: protein MDSFGGDEKWKLSKKGRSRSGRAHITDGAAGASSSTTMLSRSYSASVSGTRADTSSSSSSSSQGQGQGQGQQGSSARLSKKCVEAVKEHRARFYIVRRCVSMLVCWRDY from the coding sequence ATGGATTCGTTCGGCGGGGACGAGAAATGGAAGCTGTCCAAGAAGGGCCGGAGCAGATCCGGCAGGGCACACATCACGGACGGCGCCGCTGGTGCGAGCAGCAGCACCACAATGCTCAGCCGGAGCTACTCGGCCAGCGTGAGCGGCACCAGGGCCGacacaagcagcagcagcagcagcagctctcaAGGGCAAGGGCAGGGGCAGGGGCAGCAAGGGTCGTCAGCGCGGCTGTCCAAGAAGTGTGTGGAGGCGGTGAAGGAACACCGGGCGCGCTTCTACATCGTCCGCCGCTGCGTCTCCATGCTCGTCTGCTGGCGCGACTACTAG